The Mycobacteriales bacterium genome includes the window CGAGCGCGATCCAGTTCGTCCCGCAGATCCGCAGGACCGCCGGCCACGTCACGGTCTTCCAGCGGACCGCCCCGTGGGTGCTGCCCCGTCGCGACCGCGCCATCAGCCGCCTCGAGCGCGCGCTCTACCGCCGGGTCCCGGCGCTGATGCGGCTGCCCCGCTTCGGCATCTACGCCCTGCACGAGCTCTACCTCTATGCCTACGCCTACCAGCAGCGCATCCTGCCGCTGGCCGAGCGGGAGGCCAAGCGCCACATCGCTCGGGCCATCCCCGACCCCGAGCTGCGGGACAAGGTGACTCCGACCTTCCGGCTCGGCTGCAAGCGGACCCTGCTGTCCAACGACTACTACCCGGCGCTCGCGCAGCCCAACGTCGACGTCGAGACCAACCGCATCGTCGAGGTCCTCCCACACGGCGTCGTCACCGAGTCCGCCGACGGCGGCCGCACCGTCCACGAGGTCGACACCATCGTGCTCGGCACCGGCTTCGCCATCACCGACCAGCCGATCGGCCACCACATCGTCGGCCGTGACGGCCGCAACCTCGCCGAGCACTGGGCCGCCACCGGCATGCAGGCGCTGCACGGCACGACAGTCGCGGGCTTCCCCAACTGGTTCCACCTGATGGGCCCGCACACCGGGCAGGGCCACACGTCCGCCGTCTTCATGATCGAGCAGCAGGTCGGCTACACGATGCAGGCCCTCGCCGAGCTGCAGAAGCCCGACGTCGCAGCCCTCGAGCCCACCCCCGAGGCCGTACGCCGCTTCGTCGGCACGGTGGACCGGCGGATGACCCGCACCGTCTGGGCCCGCGGGGGCTGCTCGTCGTGGTACCAGGACGACCACGGCCGCATCACCACGCTGTGGCCCACCTTCACCTTCCTCTACAAGCGCCAGGTCGCGACCTTCCCCGTCGCCGACTACGTCGTGCACGCCCCCCGCCGCGCGGACATCGCCGCGTGAGGGCGGGACTGCTGCTCGCTGCCGGGGCCGGTGCGCTCTCGCTCGCCGTACGCCGGGCCGAACGCGCCTACGCCGCAGCCGTCGCCTCGGACCCGCGGGCGGCCGACGTCGCCCCCGTCAGGCCCGACGAGGTCCGCACCGTGACGACGCCCGACGGCACCCGGCTGCACGTGGAGCTGTCCGGTCCCGTCGGTGCGCCCGTCGTCGTACTGGCCCACGGCTGGACCTGCGCGACGCCCTTCTGGTCGGCGCAGGTGCGCCGGCTGCGGGCCGACCACCGGGTCGTCGCCTACGACCAGCGTGGTCACGGACAGAGCACCGGCGAGCACGCAGCCTTCTGCACCGACGTGCTCGGCGACGACCTGCAGGCCGTCCTGCAGGCGTTCCTCGGCGACGGCGAGCGGGCCGTCCTCGTGGGTCACTCCATGGGCGCGATGTCCATCGCCGCCTGGGCCGGGC containing:
- a CDS encoding NAD(P)/FAD-dependent oxidoreductase, giving the protein MTVSTTEQELPAHVGVLVVGTGFAGIATAAALLRAGRRDFVLLERAGSVGGTWRDNSYPGCACDVPSRLYSLSFAPNPDWTRAFSTQPEIKAYLERTAREQGVLPYCRFDADLEQARWDDNAQHWVVTTSRGTLTADAIVAGTGGLSNPKLPDITGIDSFAGTMFHSAQWRHDHDLTGERVAVIGTGASAIQFVPQIRRTAGHVTVFQRTAPWVLPRRDRAISRLERALYRRVPALMRLPRFGIYALHELYLYAYAYQQRILPLAEREAKRHIARAIPDPELRDKVTPTFRLGCKRTLLSNDYYPALAQPNVDVETNRIVEVLPHGVVTESADGGRTVHEVDTIVLGTGFAITDQPIGHHIVGRDGRNLAEHWAATGMQALHGTTVAGFPNWFHLMGPHTGQGHTSAVFMIEQQVGYTMQALAELQKPDVAALEPTPEAVRRFVGTVDRRMTRTVWARGGCSSWYQDDHGRITTLWPTFTFLYKRQVATFPVADYVVHAPRRADIAA